The Erigeron canadensis isolate Cc75 chromosome 4, C_canadensis_v1, whole genome shotgun sequence genome window below encodes:
- the LOC122597421 gene encoding putative B3 domain-containing protein Os04g0346900 encodes MAHRRPPSLFWITLLDPSSAELRIPSTAATKYFNNEVPKDPITLSANGGYSWEIKVEKFGEGLWFANGWMNVVQDAQFHFGEMLLFKIVDHPCIGSIKMSVYSSNGCERSLQLPPVEADVLVLDDDDDDPFFISVISRSHNTMLRLPRDFVRLAKIEDKETVILKGLGGHEWLMGVGLDRGNPTARYFLSSGWLDFKRSNNLSEGDTCVFKFLRSENKMWLQKVTKRPFSQNPTTTQTPKNNRGGSSVVKQQADVAVAKRPRGRPRKQQHGTAPP; translated from the exons ATGGCTCATCGTCGGCCGCCTTCTCTGTTTTGGATCACCCTGCTCGATCCATCGTCTGCTGAACTA AGAATCCCATCTACGGCTGCCACCAAGTACTTCAATAACGAAGTACCTAAGGACCCGATTACTTTATCGGCAAATGGAGGCTATTCATGGGAGATTAAAGTCGAAAAATTTGGTGAAGGTTTATGGTTTGCAAACGGATGGATGAATGTGGTTCAAGATGCCCAGTTTCATTTTGGGGAGATGCTTTTGTTTAAGATAGTTGATCATCCATGTATAGGTAGCATCAAAATGTCAGTGTATagttcaaatggatgtgaaagaAGCTTGCAATTGCCCCCGGTTGAAGCtgatgttcttgttcttgatgatgatgatgatgatcctTTTTTCATATCAGTTATTTCTAGATCCCATAACACTATGCTG CGGCTTCCAAGGGATTTTGTTCGTTTGGCGAAAATAGAAGATAAAGAGACCGTAATACTCAAGGGTTTAGGAGGACACGAATGGCTGATGGGCGTGGGGTTGGATAGAGGCAATCCGACAGCAAGGTACTTTTTATCGTCCGGGTGGCTTGATTTCAAGAGAAGTAATAACTTATCAGAAGGCGATACATGTGTTTTCAAGTTCTTAAGAAGTGAAAACAAGATGTGGCTACAAAAAGTCACCAAGAGGCCATTTAGCCAGAATCCGACCACGACGCAAACACCAAAGAATAACAGGGGAGGCAGCAGTGTTGTGAAGCAACAAGCAGATGTGGCGGTGGCCAAGAGGCCGCGCGGAAGGCCACGTAAGCAACAACATGGAACGGCGCCACCTTGA
- the LOC122597420 gene encoding putative B3 domain-containing protein REM15 — translation MARRRPPPSLFWKTLLDPSSAELEIPSIASTTYFNNKVPKDDPITLSANGGYSWEVKVEKIGEGLWFTNGWRNVVQDAQFRPGDIVLFRIVDDHQSRIKMSVYSSHGLERSLPPNHRVEPDVFVFNGDDDDNKVIVSTLSEDEGDGDPFFVTVVSKSHNTMLRLPRDFVRLAKIEDKRTIMLKGIGGNEWRMGIGLDTGNATVRYFLSAGWLDFKRSNNLSKGDECVFKFLRSENKMCLEKVTKRPINQNPTTQPPKKNSGGDSVAAVAKLEATRKVT, via the exons ATGGCTCGTCGTCGACCACCACCTTCTCTGTTTTGGAAGACCTTGCTCGATCCATCTTCCGCTGAACTC GAAATACCATCTATCGCTTCAACGACGTACTTCAACAACAAAGTACCTAAGGATGACCCGATTACTTTATCGGCAAATGGAGGGTATTCATGGGaggttaaagttgaaaaaattggTGAAGGATTATGGTTTACTAACGGATGGAGGAATGTGGTTCAAGATGCCCAGTTTCGTCCCGGGGATATAGTCTTATTTAGGATAGTTGATGATCATCAATCTAGGATCAAAATGTCAGTCTATAGTTCACATGGATTGGAAAGGAGTTTGCCCCCAAATCACCGGGTCGAACctgatgtttttgtttttaatggtGACGATGACGACAACAAAGTAATTGTTTCTACTCTTAGTGAGGATGAAGGTGATGGTGATCCTTTCTTCGTAACAGTTGTATCTAAATCTCATAACACTATGTTG CGGCTTCCAAGGGACTTTGTTCGCTTGGCGAAGATTGAAGATAAAAGGACCATAATGCTGAAGGGTATTGGGGGAAACGAATGGCGGATGGGCATCGGCTTGGATACAGGCAATGCGACAGTAAGGTACTTTTTATCAGCCGGGTGGCTTGATTTCAAGAGAAGTAATAACTTATCAAAAGGAGACGAATGTGTTTTCAAGTTCTTGAGAAGTGAAAACAAGATGTGCCTAGAAAAAGTCACCAAGAGGCCAATTAACCAGAATCCGACGACGCAACCACCAAAAAAGAATAGTGGTGGCGACAGTGTTGCGGCGGTGGCCAAGCTAGAGGCCACGCGGAAGGTCACTTAA